One genomic segment of Gemmatimonadaceae bacterium includes these proteins:
- a CDS encoding ABC transporter permease yields VRPIAGRVLQRDDCDSRAPVVVIGNELWRTAFGGDTGAVGRVLRINGQTIRIVGVAPPFSSASIDDQLWLPYTLRESLHLGPNDAQSPQAIRLFMDGRLTRGASRGDVFAEARVIAAQQDRLTPGRHTAVSVNDGSLIAKPGNGIVISGILAVVFIGLACLALVACASVVSILLAIAHGRRTEMALRMALGAGAPRLAAMLGTESLMLACVAGAVASAMSYRLPRILLEWIVQRPFNFSLAPDWHVFAFLLVTTVGAALVAANAPIRSVLALDLNSTLRRAPDQAAGRVRRGNVLMSAEIGGAAALLVATVALTRLPARIASSPPRFDARHVLAMNLRAPQPATGGWQSFHDDIARTLTTVTGVRGIAFATAQPVGDEATGVTEVKTAEERRREMPSIEVSPSYFDVFGIRVDRGRSFTLADADCAAAVCPVIVSREAARELWGSVDPLEEHLTVDATHALVVIGIAADASSRIAEPVQALMMYTPWRPNTRLYQPFLKVEDAGSGVVRRVSSLVSERFAGTVAAPRTVEEEMMLLTDAFQRIGEVVGLMAAITAMLAIFGVYGVVALAARRRLKEMGIRLALGARPMDVYRAMVAPNARPLATGLVLGAVFATAMAVESDRLLGAVFPVRIVDPVAFVFAASGLAAAVTIAMLVPARRATVVDPALVLRQE; encoded by the coding sequence CGTGAGGCCGATCGCGGGACGCGTGCTCCAACGCGACGACTGCGATTCGCGCGCGCCAGTCGTTGTCATTGGCAATGAGCTCTGGCGCACCGCGTTCGGCGGCGACACCGGCGCGGTCGGCCGCGTGCTGCGAATCAATGGTCAGACGATTCGCATCGTCGGCGTCGCACCGCCATTCAGCAGCGCGTCGATCGACGATCAGCTCTGGCTGCCGTACACGCTGCGCGAGTCGCTTCACCTCGGGCCTAACGACGCCCAGTCGCCGCAGGCGATTCGGCTGTTCATGGACGGCCGCCTAACGCGGGGAGCCTCGCGCGGCGACGTCTTCGCCGAGGCGCGCGTGATCGCCGCGCAGCAGGACCGATTGACGCCTGGGCGCCACACGGCGGTTTCCGTCAACGACGGCTCTCTCATCGCGAAACCCGGGAACGGCATCGTGATTAGCGGCATCCTCGCGGTGGTCTTCATCGGACTGGCGTGTCTCGCGCTCGTCGCGTGCGCAAGTGTGGTGTCGATCCTGCTCGCAATCGCGCACGGCCGCCGCACCGAAATGGCCCTGCGCATGGCGCTCGGCGCCGGCGCGCCACGTCTCGCCGCAATGCTCGGAACGGAATCGTTGATGCTGGCGTGTGTGGCTGGCGCCGTCGCGTCGGCGATGAGCTACCGGTTGCCGCGCATTCTGCTGGAATGGATTGTCCAACGGCCGTTCAACTTCTCGCTCGCGCCCGACTGGCATGTGTTCGCCTTCCTGCTCGTCACCACGGTGGGCGCGGCGCTGGTCGCAGCGAACGCGCCGATTCGCTCCGTGCTCGCTCTCGACCTCAACTCGACGCTGCGCCGCGCGCCCGACCAGGCGGCCGGCCGCGTTAGGCGCGGGAATGTGCTCATGAGCGCCGAGATCGGCGGAGCGGCCGCGCTGTTGGTGGCGACGGTCGCGCTCACGCGCCTGCCGGCGCGGATCGCGAGCTCTCCGCCGCGCTTCGACGCGCGCCACGTGTTGGCGATGAACCTGCGCGCGCCGCAGCCCGCCACGGGAGGATGGCAGAGCTTCCATGACGACATCGCGCGAACGCTGACGACGGTAACCGGCGTGCGCGGCATCGCGTTCGCGACCGCCCAGCCAGTCGGCGACGAGGCGACGGGCGTCACGGAGGTGAAGACCGCCGAGGAGCGTCGGCGCGAGATGCCATCGATCGAAGTGTCGCCGAGCTACTTCGACGTGTTCGGGATCCGCGTGGACCGAGGGCGGTCGTTCACGTTGGCCGACGCCGATTGCGCGGCGGCGGTGTGTCCGGTGATCGTCTCTCGTGAGGCAGCGCGTGAGTTGTGGGGCAGCGTTGATCCGCTCGAGGAACATCTCACCGTCGACGCGACGCACGCGCTGGTCGTGATCGGCATCGCGGCCGACGCGTCGAGCAGGATCGCCGAGCCGGTTCAGGCGTTGATGATGTACACGCCGTGGCGACCGAACACGCGGCTCTATCAACCGTTCTTGAAAGTGGAGGATGCCGGGAGCGGCGTCGTGCGACGCGTGTCGTCACTCGTGAGCGAGCGATTCGCGGGCACTGTCGCGGCGCCGCGAACCGTGGAGGAAGAGATGATGCTCTTGACCGACGCGTTTCAGCGCATCGGCGAAGTGGTCGGCCTCATGGCGGCGATCACGGCTATGCTCGCGATTTTCGGCGTGTACGGCGTCGTCGCGCTCGCGGCCAGACGACGCTTGAAGGAGATGGGAATCCGGTTGGCGCTCGGCGCGCGCCCGATGGATGTCTATCGGGCGATGGTGGCGCCTAACGCGCGGCCGCTCGCGACGGGTCTCGTGCTCGGCGCCGTGTTCGCGACGGCGATGGCGGTGGAGTCGGATCGATTGTTGGGCGCGGTGTTTCCGGTACGAATCGTCGATCCGGTCGCTTTCGTGTTTGCGGCCTCAGGTCTTGCAGCGGCAGTGACGATCGCGATGCTGGTGCCGGCGAGGCGGGCGACGGTCGTGGATCCGGCGCTGGTGCTGAGACAGGAGTGA